A single Tumebacillus sp. BK434 DNA region contains:
- a CDS encoding YolD-like family protein produces MNRGNKLWEGHRMILPEHRTRLLERETQPYSAPVMTEDMQEEIEIRVQEAMMHRKALRFVVGESDGEHTVEGRVVAYKPDTRSLQICNEWGKFLLPIQNIVRVL; encoded by the coding sequence ATGAACCGTGGAAACAAGCTTTGGGAAGGTCACCGCATGATTCTGCCTGAACACCGCACCCGTCTGTTGGAACGGGAGACGCAGCCGTACTCGGCGCCGGTCATGACCGAAGACATGCAGGAGGAGATCGAAATTCGGGTTCAGGAAGCGATGATGCACCGCAAAGCGCTGCGATTTGTCGTCGGCGAGTCGGACGGCGAGCACACCGTGGAAGGCCGCGTCGTCGCCTACAAGCCGGATACGCGAAGCTTGCAGATCTGCAACGAATGGGGCAAGTTTCTGCTCCCGATCCAAAACATCGTGCGCGTACTTTAA